One genomic segment of Candidatus Babeliales bacterium includes these proteins:
- a CDS encoding L-threonylcarbamoyladenylate synthase translates to MRPLLWGSSKTVAYVEKQLRSGRVVLAGGDTVLGLLAELSEKGYAKLDSIKNRSKKPYLILVENQQKALNLIEKDDSKICQIEKIMNVCWPGPVTLIFKAKATILPCIKSPEGNVAIRVPDHAGLLQLLERFDGLFSTSANCAGGPVPNSIEEVDESIMRSVVCVVLNDDNAESILPSTIIDCTGEKIIVVREGAFPTEKLISILSSE, encoded by the coding sequence ATGAGACCATTATTGTGGGGTAGTTCAAAAACAGTAGCTTACGTAGAAAAACAGTTGCGTAGTGGTAGGGTTGTTTTAGCCGGGGGAGACACGGTTTTAGGCCTTCTAGCTGAACTATCGGAAAAAGGATATGCAAAACTTGATTCTATTAAAAATCGGTCAAAAAAACCATATCTCATTCTTGTTGAAAACCAGCAAAAAGCTCTTAATTTGATTGAAAAAGACGATAGTAAAATATGCCAAATTGAAAAAATAATGAATGTTTGTTGGCCAGGACCGGTTACCTTGATTTTTAAGGCAAAGGCAACAATTTTGCCCTGTATCAAGTCGCCCGAGGGCAATGTTGCTATACGAGTTCCGGATCATGCTGGGTTGTTACAGCTATTGGAAAGATTTGATGGTTTATTTTCGACAAGTGCCAACTGTGCAGGCGGGCCTGTGCCGAATAGCATAGAAGAGGTAGATGAAAGTATCATGCGTTCTGTTGTATGTGTTGTTTTGAATGATGACAATGCAGAATCTATCCTTCCTTCAACCATTATTGATTGCACTGGAGAAAAAATTATTGTTGTTCGCGAAGGGGCCTTTCCTACAGAGAAATTAATCAGTATTTTGAGTAGTGAATAG
- a CDS encoding FoF1 ATP synthase subunit a — protein sequence MNGAELVEIQQWSFGSLIGYEENPLFNVNSEIVIHTWIIMIILAVALACVNFILRHTTLGRFILLQFVSFFVDLTKQSLGLFVYSHCVFASSLFIFIALCNTAPLIPWLDEPTRDLNTALALGIIAFFYIQSATIKARGIGSYVKGFFQPFFVMLPLNIIGKLSSIVSISFRLFGNIFGGAVITKLYFSAIRGSIILELLGILSGINFLLIAFFTLFEGLLQAFVFAMLTLTYLSIGCQKDGGH from the coding sequence ATGAACGGTGCTGAATTAGTTGAAATACAACAATGGTCTTTTGGCTCGTTAATCGGTTATGAAGAAAATCCACTATTTAATGTTAACAGTGAAATAGTTATCCATACGTGGATTATTATGATCATTCTGGCAGTAGCGCTTGCATGCGTTAATTTTATTTTGCGTCATACAACCTTGGGTCGTTTTATTCTACTCCAATTTGTTTCTTTTTTTGTTGATCTAACCAAACAATCGCTTGGATTATTTGTGTATTCTCACTGCGTTTTTGCTTCATCTCTTTTTATTTTTATTGCACTGTGTAACACAGCACCACTTATTCCATGGCTTGACGAACCAACGAGAGATTTAAATACAGCACTCGCTCTTGGCATCATTGCATTTTTTTACATCCAGTCCGCGACAATCAAAGCACGTGGAATTGGTTCTTATGTAAAAGGTTTTTTTCAACCATTTTTTGTTATGCTTCCTCTGAATATTATAGGAAAATTATCTTCTATCGTATCCATATCATTCCGTTTGTTTGGAAATATATTCGGCGGCGCAGTTATCACCAAGCTCTATTTCAGCGCTATACGAGGGTCAATAATTCTTGAATTATTAGGCATTCTTTCTGGTATTAATTTTTTGCTTATTGCATTCTTTACTCTCTTTGAAGGTCTTTTGCAAGCATTTGTATTCGCTATGCTTACACTCACCTATCTTTCAATAGGATGTCAAAAAGATGGCGGACACTAA
- a CDS encoding ATP synthase F0 subunit C translates to MHASHEFLHYGAITTSIVMSSISVGIGQGLVSWSALNAMNRQPAAQDDVMRIAIIGMTLVETVAILGLLTSILLLIYTNIHSENMFAHYSELGIIAAMGITGLTIGLASTFPAQAACHAVARQPFFTHRISAFMLMTQVLIQTPMILAFLVSLFIQGQASSAATMSDSLRLIASGLCVGIGSIGPAIGLSVFAQAAINSLGKNIKAYDKLLSFTLISEALIETPIIFCLIIAVTLLFVVPYDGIDNNIDGLIFLAAGLCTGLGTLGAGISSGKTAAAACTQIGHNPGAYNILSRTSILAQSLIETMVLYTVILSLLMILFR, encoded by the coding sequence ATGCACGCTTCACACGAATTTTTACACTATGGCGCAATAACAACATCAATCGTGATGAGTTCAATATCTGTTGGTATTGGTCAAGGCCTTGTCAGTTGGAGCGCTCTTAATGCTATGAATCGCCAACCTGCAGCACAAGATGATGTTATGCGTATTGCAATTATTGGTATGACCTTAGTAGAAACAGTTGCAATACTGGGACTACTCACTTCAATTCTTTTGTTAATTTACACAAATATACATTCAGAGAATATGTTCGCACATTACTCTGAATTGGGCATTATCGCTGCTATGGGAATCACCGGACTGACCATTGGACTTGCTTCGACATTTCCTGCTCAAGCAGCTTGTCATGCAGTTGCACGACAACCCTTTTTTACACATCGTATTTCAGCTTTTATGCTTATGACGCAAGTACTTATCCAAACGCCGATGATTTTAGCGTTTCTTGTTTCACTTTTTATTCAGGGACAAGCAAGTTCGGCAGCTACAATGAGTGATAGTCTTCGTCTTATTGCAAGCGGACTTTGTGTTGGAATAGGAAGCATTGGGCCTGCAATTGGATTAAGCGTCTTTGCCCAAGCAGCAATAAACAGTTTGGGAAAAAATATTAAAGCATATGATAAACTACTCTCATTCACCTTGATCAGCGAAGCACTTATTGAAACTCCAATTATTTTTTGTTTAATAATAGCAGTTACACTACTTTTCGTAGTTCCCTACGATGGAATAGATAACAATATTGATGGCCTTATATTTTTAGCAGCAGGTTTATGTACCGGACTTGGAACACTTGGTGCAGGAATCAGTTCAGGAAAAACTGCCGCTGCTGCATGTACTCAGATTGGCCACAATCCAGGTGCTTATAATATTCTTTCTCGCACCAGTATACTTGCACAAAGTTTAATTGAAACAATGGTACTGTACACCGTTATTTTATCACTGTTGATGATTTTATTTCGATAA
- a CDS encoding ankyrin repeat domain-containing protein, producing the protein MMIARKLLLVVLFGLISCQTIAMKRHARAEAAFNRAPKRQKISLNESLHQILETKDFYILWTYVTTGADVNEKDGKGYPFALNVLSSELTEQEKDECFKILVAHGADLNAQAPVHGTALLHYVVSSKDVSRTRELLRCGVHVDAQDFELWTPLHYACGIMSPSEKRMEIAEMLVDGGADVNAQNIDGNTPLHYAESDKKLSRFLVLRGADVTITNDEGKTAYDCLKRRDKKDSALKDNDSVRAKIIMPVLLDTIGNPFTFWQNREYSGREMNSRLLTLH; encoded by the coding sequence ATGATGATTGCTAGAAAACTACTTCTAGTGGTTTTATTTGGATTAATTAGTTGTCAAACTATAGCTATGAAGCGCCATGCAAGAGCAGAGGCTGCATTCAATAGGGCACCCAAAAGGCAAAAAATATCTTTGAATGAATCTTTGCATCAGATATTAGAAACTAAAGATTTTTATATTTTGTGGACATACGTAACAACTGGTGCCGATGTGAATGAAAAAGATGGGAAGGGCTATCCATTTGCGTTGAATGTGCTAAGTAGTGAACTTACGGAACAAGAAAAAGATGAATGCTTTAAAATACTTGTTGCACATGGAGCGGATCTTAATGCTCAAGCACCAGTTCATGGTACAGCATTATTGCATTATGTAGTTAGTTCTAAAGACGTATCACGAACTAGGGAATTATTGCGTTGTGGTGTTCATGTTGATGCTCAGGATTTTGAGCTTTGGACACCATTACATTATGCTTGTGGCATTATGAGTCCTAGTGAGAAAAGAATGGAAATCGCAGAGATGCTTGTTGATGGTGGAGCTGATGTAAACGCTCAAAATATAGATGGTAATACTCCATTGCACTATGCAGAGTCAGATAAGAAATTAAGTAGATTTTTAGTTCTTCGTGGTGCTGATGTTACAATTACCAATGATGAAGGTAAAACAGCATATGATTGTTTAAAAAGACGTGATAAAAAGGATAGCGCTTTAAAAGATAATGATTCAGTGAGAGCAAAAATTATTATGCCAGTACTGTTAGATACGATTGGTAATCCTTTTACGTTCTGGCAAAATCGAGAATATAGTGGTAGAGAAATGAATTCTCGGTTGTTAACATTGCACTGA
- a CDS encoding cysteine synthase family protein: MHDHLLSAIGNTPLVRLPFDTPATLYAKLEYLNPGGSIKDRSAFFMVEHAEKTGLLKPGGTIIEASSGNQGISLAMIGAAKGYKVIITTTSKFSQEKLQTIQAYGAEIVMCPQTQFIDDPNSYQSTAKRLQQETPNSFMPNQYFNPVNAQAHYTLTGPEIWRQTNGTVTHFFAAAGTGGTVYGAGKYLKEQNPNIKVIAIDSINSFHSTKGNPKPYKLEGVGIDFASDAVDYTMMDEIIPVADEDAFAMLKTLARNYGFLVGLSSGAVAWGAHHYLPHLKENDVAVMIFGDSGRAYLTKNVY, from the coding sequence ATGCATGATCACCTACTTTCTGCGATTGGAAACACTCCACTTGTTCGGTTACCATTCGATACACCAGCAACACTTTACGCAAAACTTGAATATCTTAACCCTGGTGGCAGCATAAAAGATCGCTCAGCATTTTTTATGGTTGAACATGCTGAAAAAACAGGTTTACTCAAACCAGGTGGAACCATTATCGAAGCTTCATCAGGAAATCAAGGAATCTCACTTGCTATGATTGGTGCCGCAAAAGGATACAAAGTCATCATCACTACAACTTCAAAATTCAGCCAAGAAAAATTACAAACAATACAAGCGTACGGAGCTGAAATAGTAATGTGTCCCCAGACACAATTCATTGACGATCCAAACAGTTACCAATCAACAGCAAAGCGCTTGCAACAAGAAACACCCAATTCTTTTATGCCAAACCAATACTTTAATCCTGTCAACGCGCAAGCTCATTATACTCTTACTGGCCCAGAAATTTGGCGACAAACAAACGGTACCGTCACCCACTTTTTTGCTGCAGCGGGTACTGGTGGAACTGTATACGGCGCAGGAAAATATTTAAAAGAACAAAATCCGAACATTAAAGTTATTGCAATCGATTCAATAAACTCATTCCACTCAACAAAAGGAAACCCAAAACCATATAAGCTTGAAGGAGTAGGAATCGATTTTGCTTCAGATGCTGTTGATTACACAATGATGGATGAAATTATTCCAGTGGCAGACGAAGATGCTTTTGCAATGCTCAAAACTTTAGCACGCAATTACGGATTTTTAGTGGGATTAAGTAGCGGTGCTGTTGCATGGGGAGCACATCATTACTTACCACACTTAAAAGAAAATGATGTCGCTGTAATGATCTTTGGCGATTCCGGGCGTGCTTATTTGACAAAAAATGTGTATTAA
- a CDS encoding DUF6629 family protein produces the protein MCFSAQASFITASALSIVSLLSIKKTHNKKLIPLAASPLFFVVQQACEGIVWLTLNAGDTTSTLHNFAMYSFLFFAGTWWPICIPIILYIPEKIHTRKKLLSYTFIIGIITAIILFFAWTLQITGVENVNHNLNYPVVNYPFGITNQNIACVFSWIISLSYCVATVTPLFISSIRYTWALGVAVSLGLIVSYIFYAMTFPSVWCFFAAVSSIIIYFIV, from the coding sequence ATGTGTTTTTCAGCACAAGCAAGTTTTATAACCGCCAGCGCATTATCAATCGTTAGTCTTTTGTCGATAAAAAAAACACATAACAAAAAATTGATTCCTCTTGCTGCAAGTCCACTTTTTTTTGTAGTACAACAAGCCTGCGAAGGTATTGTATGGCTAACACTCAATGCTGGTGATACAACAAGTACATTGCATAACTTTGCAATGTACAGCTTTCTTTTTTTTGCAGGCACATGGTGGCCCATATGTATACCAATTATATTGTACATTCCTGAAAAAATTCATACACGCAAAAAGCTTTTATCCTATACATTCATTATTGGCATAATAACAGCAATTATTCTTTTTTTTGCATGGACATTACAGATAACAGGCGTTGAAAATGTAAACCATAATCTTAACTACCCAGTAGTAAACTATCCATTTGGCATAACAAATCAAAATATTGCATGTGTATTTTCATGGATTATTTCACTATCGTATTGTGTTGCAACAGTAACTCCACTATTTATTTCTAGCATCCGATACACATGGGCACTTGGAGTTGCTGTTAGTTTAGGATTAATTGTTTCTTATATTTTTTACGCAATGACATTTCCATCGGTTTGGTGCTTTTTTGCCGCCGTGAGCAGTATTATCATTTATTTTATTGTATAA
- a CDS encoding M50 family metallopeptidase: MKPTMQNGKIKSLLYVLAGLGGISLIILVHEAGHFLFAKFFNVPTPVFSVGFGPTICAFPIGETIFKLALFPFGGYVEMDPEILAQQRYIPKMLIIFGGILFNLIFAYCILLYYAIRNRFSLTPVISTITPNSPADHAGLQPTDTIIACNHQPTLSNPDLITNAIAASEGKTLILTIERNGNEQEVPVTLNAEHPLFGKNAGWLGIELEKRRIENPSMLNSLQKGHQQFATTTQDMKHAVSNIMTKKDQQNMIIGPIGIISMIGKSLAINSQLYWFMLAIVSLNIALINVLPIPFLDGGKALVFTIEAITGTIIPSTMLWLISAIFLALFIFFMATITMNDVKRLWKK, from the coding sequence ATGAAGCCTACAATGCAAAATGGTAAGATAAAAAGTCTTTTATATGTCCTGGCAGGGTTGGGTGGGATCAGTCTTATTATTCTTGTTCATGAAGCAGGACATTTTCTTTTTGCAAAATTTTTTAACGTACCCACACCAGTCTTTTCTGTGGGCTTTGGACCAACCATTTGTGCGTTTCCGATAGGAGAAACAATCTTTAAATTAGCGTTATTTCCTTTTGGTGGTTACGTTGAAATGGATCCGGAAATATTAGCTCAACAACGCTATATTCCTAAAATGCTCATTATTTTTGGTGGCATATTATTCAATCTTATTTTTGCCTACTGCATACTGTTGTACTATGCAATACGTAATCGATTCTCTCTCACCCCTGTCATCAGCACAATTACACCTAATTCACCCGCTGATCATGCAGGATTACAACCGACTGATACCATTATTGCATGCAACCACCAACCAACTCTGTCAAATCCTGACCTCATCACAAACGCAATTGCCGCATCAGAAGGCAAAACACTTATATTGACAATTGAACGAAACGGAAACGAACAAGAAGTACCGGTCACCCTCAATGCTGAACATCCTCTTTTTGGAAAAAATGCGGGATGGCTTGGTATAGAATTAGAAAAAAGACGAATAGAAAACCCATCAATGCTCAACTCCCTACAAAAGGGTCACCAACAATTTGCTACAACAACACAGGATATGAAGCATGCCGTCTCAAATATTATGACAAAAAAAGATCAGCAAAATATGATCATCGGTCCCATTGGCATTATCAGCATGATAGGAAAAAGCCTTGCCATAAACTCACAACTTTATTGGTTTATGTTAGCTATAGTGAGTTTAAACATAGCGCTTATCAACGTCTTACCAATTCCCTTCCTTGATGGCGGAAAAGCACTCGTATTTACCATAGAAGCAATAACAGGAACAATAATACCCTCAACCATGCTCTGGCTCATCTCTGCAATATTTCTCGCACTCTTTATATTTTTTATGGCGACAATCACCATGAATGACGTGAAACGATTATGGAAAAAATAA
- a CDS encoding AMP-binding protein has protein sequence MTMNQSAQEKEQYAFDELYKTVLRDGKLMFAGRLLLRATQMHGDTIALIYQDKKITYKKLYALACALGKKVVERYALKARDKAIICFENSPEFYIAYFALWQAGVVVAPVNTFLKEKELAHIIADAQPAIILTSSDRIELFTKAAENIPPILTELDMDDADESAEVQDTIVDLEPEELAALLYTSGTTGLPKGVMLSSKNIMTNVLQIASLLGKPEEERILGVLPLFHSFAQNTCVWAAIFYGITIILVPKIERRYILEGLHHKPTIFLGVPALYGLLCLMKTAPLDSVRLFVSGGDALPDKIRAGFGLIYRRKLANGYGLTETTPVISANLDDETVPASNVGKPLVGIQCAIRDEQGADLPQGNIGILWVKGDNVMLGYYNAPEATDKVLKDGWLNTGDLAYLDHKGRIVITGREKDLIIHKGFNIYPQEIENVILLHPNVIRAAVVGVHDGEGEVPVAFVQLRSLEKDSERSLRTLCTQHLASYKVPRQFYCDTKELPATATGKIDKKVLRAQLAEKV, from the coding sequence ATGACTATGAACCAGTCCGCACAAGAAAAAGAGCAGTATGCATTTGATGAGTTATATAAAACCGTGCTGCGCGATGGTAAATTGATGTTTGCCGGTCGATTATTATTACGAGCAACACAGATGCATGGCGATACTATTGCGCTTATTTATCAAGACAAAAAAATCACGTATAAAAAATTGTATGCACTTGCATGTGCATTGGGCAAAAAAGTTGTTGAACGTTATGCATTAAAAGCGCGCGATAAAGCAATTATATGTTTTGAAAATTCGCCTGAGTTTTATATAGCTTATTTTGCATTGTGGCAAGCAGGCGTTGTCGTTGCACCAGTCAATACGTTTTTAAAGGAAAAAGAGCTTGCGCATATTATTGCAGATGCGCAGCCGGCCATTATTTTAACATCATCTGACCGTATTGAATTGTTTACAAAAGCTGCTGAGAATATACCTCCCATTCTTACAGAACTTGATATGGATGATGCAGATGAGTCGGCAGAAGTACAAGATACAATCGTAGATTTAGAACCAGAAGAATTAGCAGCTTTATTGTACACATCCGGAACAACGGGACTTCCCAAAGGGGTAATGCTCAGTTCAAAAAATATTATGACGAATGTGTTGCAGATTGCGTCTTTGCTTGGTAAACCTGAGGAAGAACGAATTTTGGGAGTGCTTCCATTATTTCATAGTTTTGCGCAAAATACCTGTGTGTGGGCGGCGATTTTTTATGGCATCACTATTATTTTGGTTCCTAAAATTGAACGTCGATATATTCTGGAAGGTTTGCACCATAAACCAACCATCTTTTTAGGTGTTCCTGCGCTGTATGGTCTTTTGTGTTTAATGAAAACAGCTCCACTTGATTCAGTACGCCTTTTTGTTTCTGGTGGTGATGCATTACCAGATAAAATTCGTGCAGGATTCGGGTTAATTTATAGAAGAAAACTAGCAAATGGATATGGATTAACAGAAACAACACCAGTTATTTCGGCTAATCTTGATGATGAAACCGTTCCTGCAAGTAACGTTGGTAAGCCGTTAGTTGGCATTCAATGTGCAATCCGAGATGAGCAGGGTGCTGATTTACCACAGGGAAACATAGGAATTCTTTGGGTAAAGGGTGATAATGTGATGCTTGGTTATTACAATGCACCAGAAGCTACGGATAAAGTTTTAAAAGATGGATGGTTGAATACTGGTGATTTGGCGTATCTTGATCATAAAGGCCGTATTGTGATTACTGGGCGTGAAAAAGATCTTATTATTCACAAAGGTTTTAACATTTATCCACAAGAAATTGAAAACGTAATATTATTGCATCCAAATGTGATTCGTGCTGCTGTAGTGGGTGTGCATGATGGTGAAGGTGAAGTTCCTGTTGCATTTGTTCAACTACGCTCTCTTGAAAAGGATAGTGAACGGAGTTTGCGAACATTGTGTACACAACATTTAGCATCGTACAAAGTTCCACGACAGTTTTATTGTGATACAAAAGAACTTCCTGCGACCGCTACGGGTAAAATTGATAAAAAAGTGTTACGTGCCCAGCTTGCTGAGAAAGTTTGA
- a CDS encoding ferredoxin — MKNVKVEPGCISCGSCEFLAPEVFKVVVTSQVQAGVDFKKFENCIRDAAAKCPVQVIKIEE, encoded by the coding sequence ATGAAAAATGTAAAAGTAGAACCAGGATGTATTAGCTGCGGTTCGTGTGAGTTTTTAGCACCAGAAGTTTTTAAAGTTGTTGTTACATCACAGGTACAAGCGGGGGTAGACTTTAAAAAGTTTGAGAATTGCATCAGAGACGCTGCTGCCAAATGTCCTGTACAAGTTATAAAAATAGAAGAGTAA
- the tmk gene encoding dTMP kinase: MPQLARGILIAIEGIDGSGKSTLAKNISASLEQQGFDTVLTKEPGHSQLGKEIRELVQTQNMPISPRAQYLLFAADRAQHFDELIIPGLTHNKLIISDRLSDSSLAYQGYGNGLDLEMVKTINNWSMHTIIPDLTIFIRIPVEIALDRCSKRGALSAYEKRDFLHRVAAGFEELYKTRVNVIIVDGTESQETLNKHVCDAIEQWIQIRNIVS, encoded by the coding sequence ATGCCACAACTAGCTCGTGGAATTTTAATCGCAATTGAAGGAATTGATGGTTCAGGAAAATCAACCCTTGCCAAAAACATATCCGCATCATTAGAGCAACAAGGATTCGATACAGTGCTCACAAAAGAGCCTGGCCACTCACAACTCGGCAAAGAAATTCGCGAGCTTGTACAAACCCAAAATATGCCAATTTCGCCCCGTGCTCAATATTTACTCTTTGCCGCAGACCGTGCACAGCATTTTGATGAATTGATTATTCCTGGACTTACACACAATAAACTTATCATTTCTGATCGCCTTTCCGATTCATCCCTTGCATATCAAGGATACGGTAATGGGTTAGATCTTGAAATGGTTAAGACCATCAATAATTGGTCAATGCACACAATTATTCCAGACCTTACCATTTTTATTCGCATTCCCGTTGAAATTGCTCTTGACCGTTGCAGCAAACGTGGCGCACTTTCTGCCTACGAAAAACGTGACTTTCTACATAGAGTTGCTGCAGGATTTGAGGAGCTTTATAAAACTCGCGTAAATGTTATCATAGTAGATGGAACTGAATCACAAGAAACCCTTAATAAACACGTTTGTGATGCAATTGAACAATGGATACAAATCAGGAATATTGTTTCTTAA
- a CDS encoding DUF721 domain-containing protein yields MAVYLKDLLPTLINPEKNWKTDLLYRWRDIIGSLHSKVRIEKIHDDTLILGVFHSCWMQELYLLSPLLIKTINEKLDQPYVKQIRFKQVGLKKNKKNIAESKAIKKKKEIQLTKEDECTLAKIADPTLRDVLRAFRIRCYQE; encoded by the coding sequence ATGGCTGTCTATCTCAAAGACCTTTTACCAACTCTCATTAATCCAGAAAAAAACTGGAAAACTGATCTTCTCTACCGATGGCGGGATATTATTGGATCATTGCACAGTAAAGTGCGAATCGAAAAAATCCACGATGATACACTCATTCTTGGAGTTTTTCACTCCTGCTGGATGCAAGAGTTATACCTGCTGTCTCCACTACTTATTAAAACAATCAATGAAAAACTAGACCAACCATACGTCAAACAGATACGCTTTAAGCAGGTTGGTTTAAAAAAAAATAAAAAAAATATTGCTGAATCAAAAGCGATAAAAAAGAAAAAAGAAATTCAGTTAACCAAAGAAGATGAGTGCACCCTTGCAAAAATAGCGGACCCCACACTACGCGACGTACTCAGAGCATTTCGCATTCGGTGCTACCAGGAATAG
- a CDS encoding UDP-N-acetylglucosamine--N-acetylmuramyl-(pentapeptide) pyrophosphoryl-undecaprenol N-acetylglucosamine transferase gives MNTKIICCVAGKSGGHIIPCLTIANNNRAQNERINILFFSANTPLDKTIVSQDPTVWQHVMLPLSTRAGSLVKTIWHAFCSFILSFFYLCKHRPTKIITTGGIVAIPTCIAGFMLRIPITLYSLDAVPGKAIQFLTPLTTSVVTCFASSQKYFPTQKCSVASYPIKYQGTTTINKKDAQQNLELSSEKKTLLILGGSQGSLFLNQCIKQWINDSSFDPETTQIIHQTGSFDTTDWNSLYASHNITAHVFSYYPNLALMYTAADLIICRAGAGTLFEIIFFNKPCIIIPLETNTTTHQIDNAHAMTHEYPELFCTITQSEVEQNNEILFQKVTELLKST, from the coding sequence ATGAATACAAAAATAATCTGCTGCGTTGCGGGAAAGTCCGGCGGACACATCATTCCCTGTCTAACAATCGCAAACAATAATCGCGCTCAAAATGAGCGCATTAATATTTTATTTTTTTCTGCAAATACACCGCTGGATAAAACGATTGTATCGCAAGATCCAACTGTTTGGCAGCATGTTATGCTTCCACTCAGTACACGTGCAGGATCACTAGTAAAAACAATATGGCATGCGTTTTGTTCATTCATTCTCAGTTTTTTTTACCTCTGCAAACACAGACCAACAAAAATTATCACCACTGGCGGCATTGTTGCCATTCCAACCTGCATTGCAGGATTTATGTTGCGGATACCAATTACACTGTATTCACTTGATGCTGTGCCTGGCAAAGCTATACAGTTTCTTACGCCACTTACAACTTCAGTAGTTACGTGCTTTGCAAGTTCTCAAAAATATTTTCCCACACAGAAATGCTCTGTTGCATCGTATCCCATCAAATACCAAGGCACAACCACCATTAATAAAAAAGATGCACAGCAAAACTTAGAACTATCTTCAGAAAAAAAGACACTCTTAATACTCGGCGGATCACAAGGATCACTCTTTTTAAACCAGTGCATAAAGCAATGGATCAATGATTCATCATTTGATCCAGAAACAACTCAAATTATTCACCAAACAGGCTCTTTCGATACAACTGATTGGAATAGTCTTTATGCATCGCACAATATTACCGCGCATGTTTTTAGTTATTATCCAAATCTTGCACTAATGTACACGGCTGCCGATCTCATCATATGCCGCGCAGGAGCAGGAACATTATTTGAAATTATATTTTTCAACAAACCCTGCATCATAATTCCGTTGGAAACAAACACAACGACTCATCAAATTGACAATGCACATGCCATGACTCACGAATACCCAGAATTATTTTGTACAATTACACAAAGTGAAGTGGAACAAAATAATGAAATTTTGTTCCAAAAAGTTACTGAATTATTAAAAAGCACCTGA